Genomic DNA from Theobroma cacao cultivar B97-61/B2 chromosome 3, Criollo_cocoa_genome_V2, whole genome shotgun sequence:
TCACAAGCATGTGAACTATAaatatagaattatttatttattaacaaaaaaggagaaagtaGTGAGAACCTTGATCAAGTGCTCTTCCAAGATTAGTAGAAAGAAGAATGCACGAGAGTAAAGGCTGGGATATTTCCATCTCTTGCCATATAAACAGTTGCACCTGGTGCAAGACAGTGGAGATCACCTATGggaataaaattgaattatgatGCATCTATttatgagttgaaaggtgtaACGTGGGTGAGTACAGGTTTCATCATTAGAAATTTAAAAGGGGCAAAATTTGTTTATCTTTCAATCATGGCGATGGCTGAATTGAAGTCCTTATCGTGGGGCCTTTTGATGTGTAGGAGAGAATTAGTGTTTGGtgattaaaattgaaatggatTGCCAGCAGGTTGGATTCAAAGCAAATGATTTAATGGTGAAATGGGTCATGTTATTGAGGACTGCTGTCTGATGatgaatcaaattaattgttCCTCTATTGAATATTGTAAACGTGAGGCAAATGGGGCGGCTCATGAAATTACCAGATCAGTTAAGGTTTTGGATATGAAACAGGTGTTGTGGAGGGATTTAAATGATCTCCCTATTAGGGCTCAAAGTGCTTTTCGGAATGATGATATTAATCAGGTGATAATTAAATTGGCATGATACAAGGgtattcttttttcctttttacagGTTTTTTCCTACTAAGGTTTTCCATGAGAAGGGTTTTAACGAGGTTCTTTCTTTATGTTATAGAATATTTACAATGCGAGCGCCTATTATTGTATCTATTTGATGAATTTTCATATAGTACTTGTCTTGGTAGTCATTAATGAATGAAATTCACCTTTTATCGAAAAAAATAGTATTATTAATCAGGGATATTCTCTAAATCTACTTGACGAATTCAAGATTTtatgattatgatttttttggtcGAATCTtgattgataagaaaagagaaCTCATTTCTTGACCAACAGGACAAACTCGTGCGAGAAAAAATAGTGAATATTGCTTTACagaatatatatttatcttattttcGGGTTTAATTGTCTTGTATTACTAGTCAATGGTCCCTCTCCAAATTGATTCAACACTTCTAAAAGTAAATAAGACACCCTTGGTGAGAAAAACGTTTACgtttaattggaaaaagaCAATTATTGAGACAGATTTTGAGAATGTAAGAAGAGAGAATGATTCACATGCAACCATTCATTCACGATAAGGATTTGGAATTGgagggagaagaaagaaaattgtttTTGCTCTAAAacctcttatatttttattgtatccAATTAACGAAACTGTTAATTTTAACGAAAATTTAACAATCATCAGATTTAATATcaaatgttattgaatttaatgattcttagtattttattaagattaaaagattatgtatgtacaaactaaaatataaatatttgtttgagtataataaaataataagagtTTAATtccataaataaatataattcaaaattaataaaataattattttgaatgaattaaTGAAACTCTAATGCTAATAGAAACAAGtgtagaaatttttttttatttacatgttCAAAATAACCCGATTTCAATGGACTTTGATTATGTTTGTTTGATTACCCAACTTTGTTCtaagaaactgaaaagaaagGATACAGAGAGGTGATTAATTAAGGGcaaaatattttcatcattttaagttttaatcgaaatttcAAATGCGTTtattagttttcgaaataGACACTCCGTTtgaaaaaagtatttttcatTAGACACATAGGTCTGACCgttaatcaatcattagtgTTTTTGTCAGTTTGATGATgtgataatattaaaaaaataattttatcttttattaattttaaaaattattattatataattttatcaaatttttattaatttaaaaaaaaaaggctctCAATTGGGGGCTCCCTAAGGGAGCGTTGGGTGGTCGGCCCGTGCAAGTGACCTCGTTGGCCGacttgagaaaaaaaataataaaaaaaatattttagatattttatatttaatattaacacCGTTTAGATGTTCGTAGCAGAGTgttcattttgaaattaaaaataatttcgattaaaatttaagggatttgagatattttacgcaattaattaattaattaagctagTGGAATTGAAcaaagtgaaagagaagaacaaataCAACATATTTTAATAGCAAACTAAGCTCACAGTAGCTGCTCTGCCTTATTCACACATGTTTAATTTGTATCGCTAGATGAGACTTGAGTGTCTAAAACTTGCAAATATTGTTAGAAGGGCATAGGCATTGGAGGCATTGGCTCTGTACACATCTTCCACTGCTCAAAAGTTCCATTCACAAAATCATAATAACCTCCCCTCAATGTCAGAGTTCCACTCACCACTGCATTTCTCACAAATGGATAAGTCAGCAGATTTGCCATCGAGTTCTTCACTGATACCTGCATCACAATTTGTGGATTGATTACTTTTCTATTAATTAGATGGTCTGCCATGGAATATATCCTTGTTCAATTAGATGACAGAAACATGTTGGGGCAGCTTGTGATTTTACCTTTTCACACAGCCTGCATTGTTCTTCAAATGTCAGATCATTAGCCACTGCCAGGACCTTGAGCTTTGCTGGCAAACCAATTTGCACCCACTGATCTATGAAGTCACTGCACAACTCATGTTGGATGAAGTTAGACAAATAAGAATTCAATCTTTCTATCTGACAGAAAATTGCGGGATCTTTCAGAACAAAAAATGGGAGTTCACAGGCTTACTAGGTAACACTCTCGTCCGGAAGCTTCATAAGCCTCTCTATCCCACCACAACGACTATGTCCCATGACCAGGATGTTTTTTACCTGTAAATGTATGTTGTTTTCCATTTGTTACACAGAAATTTCTGATACGAGGAACAAAACTGGGGAGGAAGGGCAGGGGAAAAGTAAAGAGAAATGAACACAAGAGTTGAATTCTAAAGTGTAGATGTTTTACCTCAAGAGCTTTAACAGCATATTCAATGACTGAACCAATTTCGGTGTGTCTCAGCTGTGCAATATaagcaataaaaaatattaggAGAAATATGGATTccaaaatatatgtatttattattgaatcaaatatttaaatttgtagcttgataataattaatttgttcatttattattaaatgaaCATgtgataaaatataaaattagtaTCAATATGAATTTTTCTGGCCCACCATAGATGTAAGAATTAATTAAGAACAATATCTCTTTTATTAAagggatttttttatttctttaaataagAATTTACTTCacgaaaagaaagaaaaaggtttgGGAAATTAACCTGGTCAAATTGAGGAACCATATTAGCAATATTGCGGCCACTGAAGGCTTCACCTGGCTTGAAATTAAGAACAACTGAGGGGCTTACTCGGGAATCCGAGCACGAAAAGACCAAAAACTGAACAATGAATTAACAGcagattaattaataaattagcATTACATAATcttaattaatcattattaaatataaaaaaaatttgatcaaaGAACTTTGGGTTGGAAAGTGATTTACCCTCGGGTGTTGGCCCTCTGCAAGTTCTCTGAAATAATCAGGATGTTGGCTGCAAGAAAGCAGAAAAATTAGTGTCATTATCCATTAATTAAGTTGTCTACTGCTTCTTGTTTCCAATTTCCATGAGCATTAGAACTATTGGTTATTTTCAAGCATGCGCCTAGGTAGAATGTTACCCTGCATATGGAAATCTTAAAAACTAAGGTGGAAAGCTAATAAATTTGACACATCCTTtggattatatataatatgacaGATAAGTTGATTAAAGTCCACACGTAAAAATAACAAGACTTGTTATTAATGATTAGTTAATTTTAAAGATAATTGAATTCACAAAGCCGATCTCTGAGTCTTTTGTttgtattgaaatatagcttaaaaaaatagaaatttttgctcttttttttgaataattggACTAACAAAGTCAAAGCAATGTTTGGTTAAAAGTTAAACAACTTAAGTTCTTCAAAATTGCTACAGACAGGGATGAATTCTAGTCCAAGATTGCCATCTTACTCATATATGTTCTTCTTGAAGAAGTCAAAGCCATCTTCAATCCTTTGAGCATCTGGGTCACATGGGGGTGGAGGAGGTCTTGTCCCTTGGAGCTCAGCAATAAGCTTCTCAACTTTTCCTTGAACCTCCTGATCCAGGCCTTTCTCACTGCAACCAACggataaatattttcttagtcTTATCTACTATTAATTGCAATTCTCAGACCTTGGTTAATAAACCTAATATTATATTCTCTGAATAGATAACCGAATATTGGATACTGAAACCTGATGAGAATCTTCTTCAGTCCTGCAACAACCACTTCAGTAGAGTGCTTTGCCATTTCCATGACTTCTTTCTGCAAAAGAGTTCACAAAATTTACAGTTAAAAGAAACATGCATGACAAACTGAAGCCAGCAATGGATTCATAACCTTTTGGAGTCAGAAAAAGCATGCATGGAATATGTACCCACATGCAACAATAtcaatcaagaaattaaagttcttttttattgttttttcaaaggcaaaataattttattaaaatttaaataaagtgAAAGGGTAAGTTCTTCTGGCCAAAGCTAAGAGGACAAAGTTGGAAACACAAAAACAACAGttccaaagaaaaattttatctcatgtaatgaaaatataagatctttgttttaattaacttGTCGGTAATGAAATTTGTCTATTTAAATGTaagaaatgaaatcaattttttttttcttcctttcaaCTATAACATGGATGATGCATGCATGCTCACTTTCTACTTCTCAAAATCAATCAACGAACTAACCTTGTCTAAGGAGCAATGCTATGAACttttaagaagaaaacagGCTCAGTTTCCTAAACACTTCGGCTAACACGTATTGAGATATGAGAGCTAAAGGATACATCCTTCATGCAGCTTCAAGCTGCTATTTATAGACTGAGTTTAGGCTTCCAAGACATGGTCGTCCTTTCAAAAATGATGTTCTAGACTATACCATTGTTTCTAGTGTCACGACCATATTTCATTAATTAGCTAGAAAATCAAACacgtttctctcttttttctatGATTCATTTCTTGTTTGTTTCATCAAAAGAAATTCCTCTCTATCTCCAACTGCCCTCTCCACTTTCTACACCTATTCATTTACCATTGAATCTCCTTTATCACTTTGACAAGAACATTCCTAGGCCTAGCTCATGCCTATTAAAGTCGTACGTGTTAATTAATCTAGGCATAATTAAGTAATAAAAGATGGATgacattaatattaaaaaagcctttatttctttttttttttgggaaaacTAATGAGagtatattataataaaaagacaCACACACAATATAGATAAGCTAGGAGGCATGGCAACAGCCTGTACCCActctattaaaaaataatctgCAGACTGCAGTGTCATCTGGTAGTCCCCTTCCACCTGTTTTCCAGCTCGTTCACCTCCCTAAGGTTAGCCTAACCTATCTCCCAAAATGAACCTCCATTACTAGATTAAGCATCAACA
This window encodes:
- the LOC18603900 gene encoding carbonic anhydrase 2, which encodes MEMAKHSTEVVVAGLKKILISEKGLDQEVQGKVEKLIAELQGTRPPPPPCDPDAQRIEDGFDFFKKNIYDQHPDYFRELAEGQHPRFLVFSCSDSRVSPSVVLNFKPGEAFSGRNIANMVPQFDQLRHTEIGSVIEYAVKALEVKNILVMGHSRCGGIERLMKLPDESVTYDFIDQWVQIGLPAKLKVLAVANDLTFEEQCRLCEKVSVKNSMANLLTYPFVRNAVVSGTLTLRGGYYDFVNGTFEQWKMCTEPMPPMPMPF